From candidate division WOR-3 bacterium:
TTCAGCGGCAACCTTTGCGGGCGGAACTTTTCCCATTCAACCTGTTTTTCAGAAAGCACCGGGCTGATGGTCTCTGAATGTTTGCCGATTAAAATCAGGGTGATGACCGTGAATTCTTCAGGGATGTTTAGAACTTCACGCACCCTTTTCGGGCTGTATCCCGCAATCGGATGGGCAACCAGACCAATTTCGGTGGCACGCAGGATAAGGAATGCGACCTGAATCCCTGTATCAAACAGGTAGTATTCCCGCTCTTTGATTAAACAGTCAAGCTCCTTTTTTGTAAATACCGCAATCACCATTGATGCATCATAGCACCATTCGTTTCCTTTGCTGAATGCCGGTTTGAGTTGCTCGAGAACCTCCCGGTCATAGACAAAGACAAACCTCGCTGGCTGATTGTTAAAACAGGTGGGCGCAAGCTGGGCATGATAGGCAAGGTCGCGGATAAGTTCTTCTGTTATTGTAACCGGTGCCAAAGAACGGTATGCCCGACGCTTCTGGATAATTTCACTTACACTCATCAATTGGATTTTACCCCTCTTTTATTTTACGGTCAAGAAAATTTGACAAAGACCTATTTATCGTTATAATAAATTTGGCTGCCTCCTGAATAATCGTTACCCTTATTCGGGCAAAATGATGTTTGGGAGGCGTCAGAAGTAATAAGATGCAGGAGGTAGTAATGACCTGTAGTAAAGTGATAACCTTCGGCGTGGTTGTCCTGCTCGTGACGGGCATTTGGGCATTTGCTGACAGAAACGAACCCGGCAATGTCAGACCTGATGAAACCCCGGCATTCCAGCCAACCGGCTCGTCTGAAGCCGCTGTTCCGCGGAAGGTGGTAACCGGAACTGATGCTCGTCCGGAATTGCAGCCGGTTCCTTCAGAACCCACAAAAGGAGAACCACCGCAAATCTTAGGAAGTAACTATGAAGGTTCGCCTCACGAGCCCTATGAGCCCAAGCCCTTATGGGGTCCGGATGTATTAATCTGGCCTGACGATATCAAAAGTCCCACGCCTCCCGGTTCTGAGCGGATGATTGCCTATGACCAGACCCGTGAGGGGATTCTCTTTGCCGCATTTGTTGTTCCTAATGGTGACACCATCAGGATTTACCGCTCAACCGATGGCGGTAACAACTGGAGTTACTTTAATGGTGTTCAGCATCCGGGCTATGTGCTCAGTTCACCAGAACTGGTGGTTGCTGAGGGCGACTCCAGTTTTGTCTTTCTCTTCCTCAGAACCTCGGCAGGCAATGGCGATGTTTATTGCGTTCGGTACGGGTTGACCTCAGGCGCCTGGGTATTTCCCATCAAGGTTGATGCGGATACGATTGTCAATGTCTCGGCGTGCCGGGATAACGGCAACCCGTATTACCTTTATGTTACCTATGAGTATCACTACGGTTATATGGGTGTGCGGCTTTACCGTTCAACCGATTATGGCAAGACCTGGACCGCACCGGTTAGTTTTGTTGATGACACTCGGGTACCACCCAAGCCGGATGTGGCGGTCGGTTATAATAACCGGGTTTATGTGGCCTATCTTGACAAGCGGCTGGCTTCAGGGGACTCGGCAGCATTTCGGGTGAAGCGCAGCACCGATAGGGGAAACAACTGGGAGCAGTCAAGGCAGGTGGGAACGCCCAGGGTCCGGATTTTTGATGGCGTGATTGGCGCTCGCCATACTGACCAGACCATCTGGCTCGTCCATGTCCGTGATATGGAACCCTGGAATGGCAAGGGTCTGGGTGTGTTCTACTATTACACCACAAATGATGATACCATCTGGCATTATGGCGGTGATGATGGCATCGGGCACCTTGACACCGATAACGATGAGCAGATGCCGAGCATTGCCACCCACTGGGCAACTGGCTCACCAACGGTTTGCTATGCGATTGTGCCTTCGGAATCGCTGATGTTCACCTGGTGTCCGGGTGATACCAACTGGACAATGCCAATCAAGGTGAACGACTACCGGCATACCGGCAACTTTCCACCGCAGGCGGGCTGGAAAAATGTCGGGATAGGCAGTTCCTACTCAACGGTGCTTTACTGCGGTGTTGGACCGGACAGTTTGTGGTTCGATGACTGGAGTATGACTGGGGTTGAGGAAAAGCCGGTCGCGGTGAAGCATTTAACAGGTTCGGTTTATCCCAATCCGGCATCAAGGTTTGCGGTCATCGGTTACACATTACCCAAGAGCGCCTGTTCAGAACTGGTCATTTTTGATGTTACCGGTCGGCAGGTTGAGGTCCTTGCGCAGGGAAATCTGAATGCCGGTGAATATAATGCGGTCTGGAACTGCGAAAATGTTCCTGCGGGTGTGTATCTTTACCGGTTGAGCGCGGGTAATAGCAACCATAACGGTCGGATTGTGGTTACCCACTGAGAGAGGCTCGCTTTTTCAGGGGCAGGGCGCGTCTCTGCCCCTTTTTGTTAAACAACCCTCTATTTACCACTTGGTGCGGTTATCTGCTTGGGTAGTACCGATTTTGGCTAACATTCGCATTTTAGTAACTTAGCAGGGACCCAGCACCACCCGGAGGACGACCCCGGGGGTGCTACTGGTCCTGGTTTTGGCATTTGTCTTCAGGTGATGATTGGCAGATGGGTTAAAGACCGGGTTTAGGTCTACATACGGTGGAAACCCGTTATTTTCTTGACATTAAGGGTTAGGGGTATTTAATATAACCTACTGAAAACATAAAGGAGGTGGCATGATGGTTTTTATTGTTTTTGCGCTCATTACCGGGCTGGTTATTCCACCCGGTGCCAGTTTCACCATCTCCCGCACCGATGAAGCGGGCTTAAGCCTTAGGGAAATTCTTGGAGGTCTTGACCTGACCGATACCGTGATTGAACTGGGCGGGGTTTGGGGAATTACCGTTAGTATGGGTAATGTTGACACCGACCCTGAGCCGGAAATCGGGTTGCGGGTTGCCAAGCAGGCGGGCTCAAGTTATATCTCCAGGCTGGTGATGCTTGATGACGATTTGCGCGAACTCTGGACGCGGGAGATTGGTGATATCGGCAATGTTGAGGTTGCCGGTTTTACGCTTGCTGACCTTGACGGCGATGGCAGCGATGAGGTGGTTTTCCCCCTGACCGATGTCTATTTCAACTCCGAGCCGCGCTACAAGGCACGGGTTTATGCGCTTGATGGCAAGACCGGCGAGGATTTGCCCGGCTGGCCCTATATTCTGCCCGGCTGGCCTGAGGACCCTTATCTGCGACCTTATTCCGAGGTGGTTGTTGCCGACATTGACAATAACGGCAGTTTGGAGGTGCTCTGCGAGGTGACGGACAACACCTCAATCCGCAAGTGTGGCAGCGCCCTTTACTGCTTCAGCGCG
This genomic window contains:
- a CDS encoding nitroreductase family protein, coding for MSVSEIIQKRRAYRSLAPVTITEELIRDLAYHAQLAPTCFNNQPARFVFVYDREVLEQLKPAFSKGNEWCYDASMVIAVFTKKELDCLIKEREYYLFDTGIQVAFLILRATEIGLVAHPIAGYSPKRVREVLNIPEEFTVITLILIGKHSETISPVLSEKQVEWEKFRPQRLPLNQVMFLNRYEPQKEG
- a CDS encoding T9SS type A sorting domain-containing protein, whose translation is MTCSKVITFGVVVLLVTGIWAFADRNEPGNVRPDETPAFQPTGSSEAAVPRKVVTGTDARPELQPVPSEPTKGEPPQILGSNYEGSPHEPYEPKPLWGPDVLIWPDDIKSPTPPGSERMIAYDQTREGILFAAFVVPNGDTIRIYRSTDGGNNWSYFNGVQHPGYVLSSPELVVAEGDSSFVFLFLRTSAGNGDVYCVRYGLTSGAWVFPIKVDADTIVNVSACRDNGNPYYLYVTYEYHYGYMGVRLYRSTDYGKTWTAPVSFVDDTRVPPKPDVAVGYNNRVYVAYLDKRLASGDSAAFRVKRSTDRGNNWEQSRQVGTPRVRIFDGVIGARHTDQTIWLVHVRDMEPWNGKGLGVFYYYTTNDDTIWHYGGDDGIGHLDTDNDEQMPSIATHWATGSPTVCYAIVPSESLMFTWCPGDTNWTMPIKVNDYRHTGNFPPQAGWKNVGIGSSYSTVLYCGVGPDSLWFDDWSMTGVEEKPVAVKHLTGSVYPNPASRFAVIGYTLPKSACSELVIFDVTGRQVEVLAQGNLNAGEYNAVWNCENVPAGVYLYRLSAGNSNHNGRIVVTH